Genomic window (Deltaproteobacteria bacterium):
CTCCTGGGCCTGCCGCCCGCCACGCGGCCGGGGCACTTCACGCTCGGCCTCGAGCCCGGCACCCCGAGCGCGCTGCTCCGCCGCCCGGGCCTCGGCTGGGTGACGCTCGCCGGCTCGGTCCTCGACCCGGAGTCCGCACGGTCCTGGGTCAACCGCAAGCGCTTCTTCGCGTTCAGCCAGCGCTTCGGGCTGCTGGGCGACCAGCGGGTCGAGGCCGCCCGCATCCACGAGGAACTCGGCGCCCTCACGGACCAGGCGTTCTCGGCCGGACTGCGCCTCTGCCGCACGGCGTTCCACTTCGTCCTCCTCGAGCGTGCCGACCGGATCCAGAGCCGCACGGAGCAGCTGCTCTCGGCGCTCGCGCAGCTCCAGTGCCGGGCGAGCGTCGAGCGGGCGATCACCCTGATGTCGTGGATCGAGAGCCTGCCATTCGGGTACGACCCGCAGTTCGAGACCAACAGCCGCCGGGCGCGGACCCTCCTGAGCCAGAACCTCGCCGACCTCTTCCCGCTCTACGGCGGGTATGCGGGCACGAGGACGCCCGTGCAGATCTTCCTCGGGCGCACGGGCTCGCCGATCTTCTTCGATCCGTTCGACTCCTCGGTCGGCATGCACGTCGCCGTCTCGGGCGTCACCGGCTCGGGGAAGAGCTTCACGGCGATCGACATGGTCCTCCAGCAACTCTCGCTCGGCGCCGACGTCGTCGTGCTCGACAAGGGCGACAGTTACCGGCGGCTCTCGGAGCTTGTCGGCGGACAGTACCTCGCGGTGGACCCGAACACCGTCGTCACCCTCAACCCGTGCTTCGGCCCGGGCGACGCCGATCACCAGATGTTCGTCGCTAACGTGCTCGCCGAGATGGCCTCCGGCGGCCACGAGCGCTTCCGCCTCGACCC
Coding sequences:
- a CDS encoding DUF87 domain-containing protein; translation: LLGLPPATRPGHFTLGLEPGTPSALLRRPGLGWVTLAGSVLDPESARSWVNRKRFFAFSQRFGLLGDQRVEAARIHEELGALTDQAFSAGLRLCRTAFHFVLLERADRIQSRTEQLLSALAQLQCRASVERAITLMSWIESLPFGYDPQFETNSRRARTLLSQNLADLFPLYGGYAGTRTPVQIFLGRTGSPIFFDPFDSSVGMHVAVSGVTGSGKSFTAIDMVLQQLSLGADVVVLDKGDSYRRLSELVGGQYLAVDPNTVVTLNPCFGPGDADHQMFVANVLAEMASGGHERFRLDPEQFGILTSAVAQAFANTGGDREITIADIVQLLKHPEHDVDRLGLRLARMVAPYLRGNPLGRYFDGPNALVIRPGLTVIELKELERTPSLQAVFVMALLHLVTTFFSRGPREHRKFIFVDEAWAILKSEYGANILALIARTYRKVGTAAVFISQFLTDFDGPAGQAIRDNCPNRIFLRQELDALKRMKEPLGFSEPHLQALASATNVPGRYSEAMLVTPGGRCMIRIIPDPVTYWVATTHPADTGRWNLALEETGGRVDAALDKLLAANLQGGTSP